CTCACGCTGGAGAAACACTCGGCCGGCAAATATTACCGGACCAAGCAGGGGGTACTGCTCTGTGATGTCGGTCCCTGCGAAATGACCTGGAATTCCTCTTTCCTCTATACTGATGAGACCGGCAAGGCTGACGCGCTGCTCCTGAGTTGGAAAGAGACGGTGTTCAACGGTATTACACCGACCGGCACGAACAGGCGGGACCTTGAGTGCTGCCTGAATGGACAGTGCTGGAAAATGCAGCCCTCCGATACGGGTGAGGTACGGCAATTCGACATCGGAGGCAGATACGTGCTGAGCTGGGACAATGGATCGATCATCATCAGGCGCGCCGATATCCTGAATGAGATCGTGGGCGCAGGAAGGTCCCTGTCGGATTACTAGCCGCGGTCAGGCAACCAGAGTAGCGATCCCCCTCGCGACAGAAGCGCGAGGGGGATTTTATTTTGGAAGAGATGCTGCGGGAGAGATTGGCCATGACGGGTCGCCCAGCATCAGGATGATGCCGGGTCATTCATCGCGCAGTTGCCCGCAGCTGCCCGCATGCCGCGTTGATGTCGCCGCCCTTACTGTTTCTTACGACGGCTACGAACCCGTGATTCAAGAGAATATTGCGGAAGGCGTATGCCCGTTCGTCGTCAGGCCGCTCAAAGGCGGCACCGGGGAAGGAATTGAACATGAGCACGTTGATCATGCAGGGGAGTCCGCTCAGCAGCTCCATGAGGCGCTCG
This genomic interval from Nitrospirota bacterium contains the following:
- a CDS encoding 23S rRNA (adenine(2503)-C(2))-methyltransferase RlmN; protein product: ERLMELLSGLPCMINVLMFNSFPGAAFERPDDERAYAFRNILLNHGFVAVVRNSKGGDINAACGQLRATAR